The genomic interval TCAAAACCAGAACTTACCTTGAATCCTCACATCCATAGGCACTGCTCGACTGCCAGTCACTACTTGACCATTGGTCGCTACCGCTGGCTGCAAATTATAAGAAAGTCGGAAGAAACAATATCAAATATCTAACACAAGTGAAGAACAGCAAAACTCAGAAGCAATCAAAAGAAtgtaattaaaacaaaagggTTATGCGAATACTAACAGCTGATTGGCCATGAGTCCTCGTCTGTTGTGCCTGCTGGAACTTTAGGATCGTCCAGTCAAACACATAATCTAACTCAAATCCTGTCAAATGTGAGAATAAACACCACCAAACAGAGAAAATCAGATCGGATACACCTCGAGAGGTACAAAATATATTTCTATATTGAGGACCAAACAAGATTTGGTGGTGAAATGAATATCACACCTTCACGAGTAAATAAGTCACGAAACAGACGCTTCAAGAATACATAATCCGGACGTTGATCAAATGTTAAGGAATGGCAATAGTGGAAGTAGGATGCGAACTCCACGGGATGAGACTTACATAGCACCTGAAAACAGATGTGACGACAGTATACTTTAGTTAAACGAATAACATAAAGATTTCAttgtaaaaatattttttttcctgaatGAAAAGCAATTAGAAGTCCTCTAGCTGCCTATCTACAGAGCGCATACCTCAATGGGAGTTGATAACTTCTTCTCACAAATCTTATCATATTTTTGCTTCTTTGTTGCAGCTTTTAGGCCCTGCCAAGGAAGGCTAAACATAGAAATCAACTAGTTAGCGGGTTTTCAACATGTCGATTGAGATAACCAACAGAAGTTGCACCCCGTAACTCTACAGGAAATCTTTCAACTGAATATCTGCTGAGATATGGTAATGAATCCATCGCATACCTTCCTCTTAAAAAGTACAGAAGAACATAGCCAAGTGACTCCAAATCATCCCGACGACTCTGATCTAAAACAACGAAACAACAAAGGTGAGGAGCAGACAACCAAACATCTTTAAAATGGTTTAATAACAACTCTCCACTTACCAATTCCCAAATGGGTATTGCAGCTAGCATATCGTGCAGTTCCtgtcaagcttttgttttccctttatttttattcagAAAAGTAGATACCGTTAGGCAATAAACCAGGAACTGAGAAGACTAGTCTACATTTAGTATAacagacttttttttttcatttagtaTTTTAGACTTGAATGCCAAACAATCACCAAAGTTTATGCATGAACCTATGTCTTGAACTATACCTGTATGGAATGTGGCGATTTGTAGTTGGGTCCCGAAATCTTTTCGCAAGTCCAAAGTCAATGATGTAAACCTGATGTAATGAGTTTCcaacaataaataaaattaaatacataaacaaacaaataaaaaactgaaaaaccaACTGATTTGCTCCTGATAGTTGATTGTTACAAAAAAAGTACTAATCACCTGATTTGCTCTCTTGCCAAGACCCATGAGATAATTGTCTGGTTTGATGTCCCTATGCAAAAACCCTTTCGAATGAACATATTCTATTCTCGTGATCTGCAATAgaagacaagaaaaaaaaacagaagcaGAAGGTAAAAAATCTCGCCTGTTTAAAGTATCCATCAGAAAGTAAAAGATATATTGCGAATTACCATTTGTTCGGCCAACATTAAGACTGTTTTCAGGGAAAACTTCCTCCCACAGTATACAAATAAGTCTTCAAGACTCGGCCCTAACAAATCTATGATGACGACATTATCATCGTGATCAAACCCCGCCCACTTCATGCTTGCAATGCCAGCTGAAACAACACAAATTCAATCAATTAACCTCCggtgaaaacaaaattaaagttGATAACAGCACACAAAAGCAAGTAGGTTTCGAAACAAAAACTCACGTCCTCCGTGTAGAATTTTATACAGCTTCGCCTCGTACATAAGCTGTAAATGCTTCGTCTTATTACTTTCCTgccaaaaccaaaatcaaaatcaaaaccaaatgaaTCAATTCCCCCTGGTAAAGCTCATAAACACATAGAGCAGCTTTTCGACAAGATCATGACACCGAAACTCGTCGGCAGCCTAATTGTAACAAGAAAATCACAATTAATGAGCTCGAATGCGATGAATTCACAATCGTGCAGAGAAATTATCCCTAAAAAATCATCCAAATCACTCGAAACTGGTCGAAAAACGACGAAAAATCAATCAAGACTTACAATCTTGGCCGCCAAGGTCTCTCCGGTCTCCATATGAGTAGCTGAAACAAACACCAAAGGCGAAAACAAAACCTAATTAGCAATTGATTACAATAATCACGACGCTAATTACGATGAAAGTGATTCCAGatataaagaaaaacaaaggaaGATCTGAGCTATACCGAGGTAGATTTCACCAAAAGAACCGCTCCCAATTTTTCGACCTAGCTTGAACTTGCCTCCGATAATCCTCTCCATGAGAAAAAGCcttagtctctctctctctctctctctctctctctctctctctctctctctctctctgtgtgcAACTGGAATCGAGTTATGGAAAGAGGCGGGATTCGAAATCGAATCGGAGAAGAGACCGAAATCGGATTTGAGATTCCGATGAgactttaaaaaaatatataagaggAAATCGAAGGAGGAGGATGAGGAGGGAGGACCTGGATGGCGGCTACGGGGGAGAGGAAGACGAGGGATCTAAAAAGCGAAAGTGGTAAAAGAATGAGGCCAATTTGGTCATTTGGGATCCAAATTGGGGTGGGAGTTGGAATTTTGAGAATTCGATGGGGGTTTCGAATTATCTGGAGTTGTGGAGGCCCATCTGAGAAAATATTGGTTTCGATGGTcggtttctgttttttttttcgattgaGCGATGTGGCGGTAAAATTGAAAAGTGTGTCATTCTTGAGTCGGATTATGTTACTAtatcaaataataataataataagtcAGAAAACAACTAAaagaatgaaattatatacaaATTTTAGTTATACAAAAAGAACGaagttaaataataaaattacatACATCTATTCACATATAAAATTCTAATTATGTAAcatgttttcttttgtttaccTGGTTACATTTACATGTATGTAAACATATTGACAAAAATAGACATTCATTAAATGAACATCTATGCAATCTGactacaaagaaaaaaataaacgcTTGAAATCCAGCTTGGCTAAGTGATATGGTGActtataattatatacaaattttagttatacaaaaaaaaacgaagttaaataataaaattacatACATCTATTCACATATAAGATTCTAATTATGTAAcatgttttcttttgtttaccTGGTTACATTTACATGTATGTACAATTTACATAGACAATCACTGAATGAACATCTATGCAATCTGAAGCCATATCCCTCTACTAGGAACTCCAACATGCACAACAAAGATCAAGTAAAAGCCAGGTGGAGCAATTTCGGCTATTGGTGGTGCCACAACCTCGACTTGAAACAATTCTGATTCCACAATCTTTAACTCTATTATGACCAACTCTATAAGTCTCTGTCCCATTGAAAACCCATGTGTTGTAAATGGTGGTGCGTACATTGTTACCCTCAAATCAGACAAATTAACCCTAGCTTTCTTCGCTTGAAACTCGATCAAAATATTTTGACggtaatttataatttcacCGTTGTAATTTGAAGTGATTGCAACGCGATCCGATACCCGTTCCGGGTCGAAATACCTTGGGTAAAATTTCTCGATCCGGAGCTCCGTAGGATATTTCACACCCGTGAAATTATGATGGAAGTTTGGATTGCTCCCGGCCACTAAAACTTCACCGCCTGGCAATAATGCAGAGGTTGAACCGTACATTCTTGGTATTATCGTTTCCTTTAGCTCAGTGAATCGTCGGGTTAATGGGTTATCGGGTTTATAAATCACCGGAGAAACATTCG from Argentina anserina chromosome 2, drPotAnse1.1, whole genome shotgun sequence carries:
- the LOC126784851 gene encoding casein kinase 1-like protein 3 — encoded protein: MERIIGGKFKLGRKIGSGSFGEIYLATHMETGETLAAKIESNKTKHLQLMYEAKLYKILHGGPGIASMKWAGFDHDDNVVIIDLLGPSLEDLFVYCGRKFSLKTVLMLAEQMITRIEYVHSKGFLHRDIKPDNYLMGLGKRANQVYIIDFGLAKRFRDPTTNRHIPYRENKSLTGTARYASCNTHLGIDQSRRDDLESLGYVLLYFLRGSLPWQGLKAATKKQKYDKICEKKLSTPIEVLCKSHPVEFASYFHYCHSLTFDQRPDYVFLKRLFRDLFTREGFELDYVFDWTILKFQQAQQTRTHGQSAPAVATNGQVVTGSRAVPMDVRIQGVDEVSRQAVAPEPRRSSHLAHIHRPFTSSAVPNSGANRTIEKYNKSNALKLPKPEGLAETADVGRQHGASSSWMPSRNRTSEPK